In a genomic window of Helianthus annuus cultivar XRQ/B chromosome 10, HanXRQr2.0-SUNRISE, whole genome shotgun sequence:
- the LOC110881635 gene encoding RNA-binding protein 33-like, translating to MLIDHAYPEIDRDIKDDLLVQAHMTNNTLKQLVKYHPNHPEPTLVVEPFGFIKDVKYVDPDPVNHQNWRNEVEMKEARYADELKILKDFKTTKNEWYVKETRRRRRMATPIVREGEGSSSQPKKKQKKAAQTLLIDEPEEDNPVVSVEKEQVVTAEDDPFNVDQLFDRDVLETGPKIVADVNKVVNVESQKEKEKIVEDVEGDDVNKDTTSSSSSSDDGIDEIESQKRIQEEIEKEKLLRKRKRQEKDDDDVYVPSPEHVSGSQSPPGGRKKAGACKKVVSPKLRKVSPKIKIPKIVLKKKQTKESKKPPTPPHEPIPPQSPIQSPPLQPTSPQQSSPPKQPTPPRQPSPIHHSPPLQQPFLTSQEIFQTPPLTQMQPGLSSKGLYTPQDNLLDVGDFDFANTSQVRNVEKKVEEVVAENKRLAAENKKVSHRDKVLEMRVKKLEMDNKELVKKIESDQSEIDILKVKVAELEEEKARRDEQNEYFKLKIKEFEAAKALRDHEFYMLNKVVESMLGSSVEQKFEELQVEELRAERQAEIERQMKDKGKGVEGSSAVTERSIVPSMVVDNAEPIYAVSGLFEDDTPMNEDDDDDDAQGGTGLKVTEASTEKTVDDLMNDSVNEESGEASGKGESSKTQIIEHTEKLILGVDVYREMMHTVDPEFKFDFEEEWNTFDINQQPEYTYKYVEEADKYDRVEVEDWTDDEDVVEDTSKFPTLMEFFTEENREELRQKVAEAVKDKNFKSTQKEMEKEDRSKWFRKSHERKFLDFKSMRRT from the exons atGTTGATTGACCATGCGTATCCAGAGATTGATCGAGATATTAAAGATGATTTGTTGGTGCAGGCTCACATGACCAATAATACACTGAAGCAGCTTGTGAAATATCATCCGAATCACCCAGAGCCAACACTTGTTGTCGAGCCTTTCGGTTTTATTAAAGATGTTAAATATGTTGATCCAGATCCAGTTAATCATCAGAACTGGAGAAATGAAGTGGAAATGAAAGAAGCAAGATATGCTGACGAGCTGAAAATTCTTAAAGATTTCAAAACTACTaagaatgagtggtatgtgaAAGAAACCAGAAGAAGACGTAGAATGGCAACTCCTATTGTTCGAGAAGGTGAAGGATCTTCTTCGCAAcctaagaagaaacaaaagaaagctgCTCAAACATTGTTAATAGATGAACCTGAAGAAGATAATCCTGTGGTTTCTGTTGAGAAAGAACAAGTTGTAACTGCTGAAGACGATCCATTTAATGTTGATCAATTGTTTGATAGAGATGTTTTGGAAACAGGGCCAAAAATTGTTGCTGATGTTAATAAAGTGGTAAATGTTGAAAgtcagaaagagaaagagaagattgttgaagatGTTGAGGGAGATGATGTGAACAAAGATActacaagttcatcaagttcttcaGATGATGGTATTGACGAGATTGAAAGTCAAAAAAGAATTCAAGAGGAGATTGAAAAAGAAAAGCTgttaagaaagagaaagagacaggAAAAGGACGATGATGATGTTTATGTGCCTTCTCCAGAACATGTCTCAGGATCACAATCTCCTCCTGGTGGAAGAAAGAAAGCTGGAGCTTGTAAGAAAGTTGTTTCTCCAAAGTTACGCAAAGTCTCTCCAAAGATCAAGATTCCAAAGATTGTGTtaaaaaagaaacaaacaaaAGAAAGCAAAAAGCCACCTACACCACCACATGAACCAATACCACCACAATCACCTATCCAATCACCACCCCTACAACCTACTTCACCACAACAATCCTCACCACCTAAACAACCAACTccaccaagacaaccatcacctatTCATCATTCACCACCACTACAACAACCTTTTCTTACCTcacaagaaatatttcaaacacctccactcacccaaaTGCAACCTGGTTTGTCTAGCAAAGGTCTTTATACTCCACAGGATAATCTTTTAGATGTTGGAGATTTTGATTTTGCCAACACTTCACAAGTCAgaaatgttgaaaagaaagttgaagaagtTGTTGCTGAGAACAAGAGGCTAGCAGCTGAAAACAAGAAAGTGTCTCATAGGGATAAAGTTTTAGAAATGCGTGTGAAGAAGCTGGAGATGGATAACAAAgagttggtgaaaaagattgaaTCTGATCAATCAGAAATTGATATCTTGAAAGTGAAAGTTGCTGAGCTGGAAGAAGAAAAGGCTAGACGTGATGAACAGAATGAATACTTTAAGTTGAAGATCAAAGAATTTGAAGCAGCTAAAGCATTAAGAGATCACGAGTTCTATATGCTGAACAAAGTTGTTGAAAGCATGCTTGGATCATCGGTAGAACAAAAGTTTGAAGAGTTGCAAGTTGAAGAGCTTAGAGCTGAACGTCAAGCAGAGATTGAAAGACAAATGAAAGATAAAGGTAAGGGAGTTGAAGGAAGTTCAGCTGTGACTGAAAGATCGATTGTTCCTTCTATGGTGGTTGATAATGCCGAGCCTATTTATGCTGTTTCTGGTCTATTTGAAGATGATACTCCTATGAATGA agatgatgatgatgatgatgctcaggGTGGCACAGGTTTGAAAGTTACAGAAGCTTCCACTGAGAAAACAGTTGATGATCTGATGAATGATTCGGTAAATGAAGAATCAGGGGAAGCAAgtggaaagggggagtctagtaAAACTCAGATCATTGAACATACTGAAAAGTTAATCTTGGGAGTAGATGTTTACAGAGAAATGATGCATACTGTGGATCCTGAGTTCAAGTTTGACTTTGAAGAAGAGTGGAATACTTTTGATATCAATCAACAACCTGAATACACgtataagtatgttgaagaggctgataAGTACGACAGAGTGGAAGTAGAAGACTGGACGGATGATGAAGATGTGGTTGAAGATACTTCTAAGTTTCCTACACTTATGGAGTTCTTTACCGAGGAAAATAGAGAAGAATTAAGACAAAAAGTAGCTGAGGCAGTGAAAGATAAAAACTTTAAAAGCACTCAAAAGGAAATGGAAAAGGAAGATAGATCGAAGTGGTTCAGAAAGAGTCACGAGAGAAAGTTTCTGGACTTTAAAAGTATGCGAAGGACATAG